Proteins encoded by one window of Haematobia irritans isolate KBUSLIRL chromosome 2, ASM5000362v1, whole genome shotgun sequence:
- the LOC142224679 gene encoding uncharacterized protein LOC142224679: MQSYVNNVIHWHFNPAGALHMGPQASHGVKSFKHHFRRIASNLKYIFEEFSTLLARIEACLNSRPLCPLSEDVSCIDTLTPGHFLVRGPLLAPPVPRINKAPISIINRWHRVKSLNQNLCIRWKEEYLKEMFKRSKWKTEKLNLEVNDMVVVRDDSLSPNKCRLGRITKVFPGVDERSE; the protein is encoded by the coding sequence ATGCAATCATATGTGAATAATGTAATACATTGGCATTTTAATCCCGCAGGGGCACTACACATGGGACCACAAGCCTCCCATGGCGTAAAATCATTTAAACATCATTTTAGAAGGATAGCCTCAAATCTAAAGTACATATTCGAAGAGTTTTCAACCCTTTTGGCtcgcattgaagcctgtttaaacTCTAGGCCCCTTTGCCCATTGTCTGAGGATGTGTCGTGTATTGATACTTTAACTCCTGGACATTTCCTGGTTAGAGGTCCCCTTTTAGCCCCACCGGTACCTCGAATTAATAAAGCTCCAATTTCCATAATCAATCGTTGGCATAGGGTGAAATCGCTTAACCAGAATTTATGCATACGCTGGAAAGAGGAAtacttaaaagaaatgtttaagAGGAGTAAATGGAAGACAGAAAAGCTAAATTTGGAGGTAAACGATATGGTTGTTGTCCGTGACGACAGTTTATCTCCAAACAAGTGTAGATTAGGTCGTATTACAAAGGTTTTTCCTGGCGTAGACGAAAGGTCAGAGTAG
- the LOC142224680 gene encoding uncharacterized protein LOC142224680 encodes MFYCWSDSMIVLALLQKPPCSWTTFISNRVSKIVDLVGIDCWKHVRSEHNSADIISRGVQPKDMIDNYLWWHGPSWLSAGGNDWEIESQREFHTEGERRSVKIFFTYFKDFEDVLVRFSSYSKALRVMAYVYRFISLLRRKTDSAAHAKISLNELQVVKRKLIIITQKVYFPEEYLNLTNGQPINSSSSLLNLHPFVDEEGLIRVGVGLPTPSSCLSVKDIPLFYHVVVCFIHQVTLHGRIQLKLRVLSAEFWIPRSRTLIKSVIGRCKTLLLQDYVCIASG; translated from the coding sequence ATGTTCTATTGTTGGAGTGATTCGATGATAGTTCTCGCTTTGCTTCAAAAGCCCCCTTGTTCGTGGACGACATTTATTTCGAACAGAGTGTCAAAAATTGTTGATTTAGTTGGAATAGATTGTTGGAAACACGTCAGATCGGAACATAATTCAGCGGATATCATTAGCAGAGGCGTACAACCGAAGGATATGATAGATAATTATTTATGGTGGCATGGTCCATCTTGGTTGTCCGCTGGAGGCAACGACTGGGAAATTGAGTCTCAACGAGAATTTCATACCGAGGGGGAACGAAGAAGCGTTAAGATATTCTTTACATACTTCAAGGACTTTGAAGATGTGTTAGTCCGGTTTTCCTCTTATTCAAAGGCATTAAGGGTCATGGCATACGTCTATAGATTTATTTCATTACTTAGGAGAAAGACCGATTCGGCCGCTCATGCAAAGATTTCGTTAAATGAATTGCAGGTTGTTAAACGGAAACTTATTATTATCACGCAAAAGGTATATTTTCCTGAAGAGTATTTGAATCTTACAAATGGTCAGCCTATCAATTCTAGTAGCAGCTTACTAAATTTGCACCCATTTGTCGACGAAGAAGGTTTAATTCGTGTTGGGGTAGGCTTGCCAACGCCGTCTTCTTGTCTTTCAGTGAAAGACATCCCATTATTTTACCATGTCGTAGTATGCTTTATACATCAAGTTACTTTGCATGGACGCATTCAGTTGAAGCTGAGGGTTCTCAGCGCGGAGTTCTGGATTCCGAGGTCGAGAACGTTAATAAAATCGGTTATAGGTCGTTGCAAAACATTATTGTTGCAAGATTATGTCTGCATTGCCAGTGGATAG